One Papaver somniferum cultivar HN1 chromosome 10, ASM357369v1, whole genome shotgun sequence genomic window carries:
- the LOC113318650 gene encoding GDSL esterase/lipase At4g26790-like, giving the protein MAAKFTPSCFLLISQFILLLNIQITRAKVPAVIVFGDSSVDTGNNNGIQTILKSNFKPYGRDFQGGQATGRFCNGRVPSDFISEAFGSKPFVPAYLDPNYGINDFAVGVDFASAGTGYDNATAAVMSVIPLWQELEYYKEYQQKLRASTGDVKANEIISEALYLLSLGTNDFLENYYMPLSNRSRQYTIEEYQNFLIGIAENFITELYKLGARKISLGGLCPIGCLPLERSRNMFTGSGCNEDYNKIARDFNGKLSGLTDKLNQQLSGIRLVLSNPYDIFFEMMTKPSQFGFESAAVACCATGIFEMGYLCDASNPFTCKDANKYLFWDAFHPTERTNHIVADHLVKTVLAQFL; this is encoded by the exons atGGCAGCCAAATTTACACCATCCTGCTTCCTACTTATATCTCAATTCATATTACTGCTAAATATTCAGATAACCAGAGCAAAAGTTCCGGCTGTGATCGTATTCGGCGACTCCTCAGTAGACACCGGAAACAACAACGGAATTCAAACAATTCTCAAGAGTAATTTCAAACCCTATGGCCGTGATTTCCAAGGTGGTCAAGCTACTGGTAGATTCTGCAATGGTCGTGTTCCATCTGATTTTATATCCGAGGCATTTGGCTCTAAACCATTCGTACCCGCATATTTGGATCCAAATTATGGTATAAATGACTTTGCTGTCGGAGTAGATTTTGCTTCCGCTGGAACAGGTTATGATAATGCGACAGCGGCCGTCATG TCTGTGATACCTCTATGGCAAGAACTGGAATATTACAAGGAGTATCAGCAGAAGTTAAGAGCGTCCACCGGTGACGTAAAGGCGAACGAGATAATAAGTGAAGCGTTATATTTACTGAGTCTTGGAACAAATGATTTCCTGGAAAACTATTACATGCCGCTGTCGAATCGATCAAGGCAATATACAATAGAAGAGTACCAGAACTTTCTTATCGGAATTGCAGAGAATTTCATTACGGAATTATATAAACTCGGAGCAAGGAAGATATCTCTTGGTGGGTTATGTCCAATTGGGTGTTTGCCGTTAGAAAGAAGTAGAAATATGTTTACCGGAAGTGGGTGCAATGAAGATTACAATAAAATTGCTAGAGATTTTAATGGAAAGCTAAGTGGATTGACTGACAAACTGAATCAACAGCTATCTGGGATTAGATTGGTTCTTTCAAATCCATATGATATATTCTTCGAGATGATGACGAAACCTTCACAGTttg GATTTGAGAGTGCGGCAGTGGCATGTTGTGCAACGGGGATTTTCGAAATGGGGTATTTGTGTGATGCAAGCAACCCTTTTACTTGCAAAGACGCCAACAAATATTTGTTTTGGGATGCTTTCCACCCAACCGAAAGGACAAATCACATTGTTGCCGATCATCTTGTAAAGACTGTTCTGGCTCAGTTTCTGTAA